A window of bacterium contains these coding sequences:
- the rbfA gene encoding 30S ribosome-binding factor RbfA has translation MTSSSRIARLRELFKVETSIILQRQMKDPRIGFVSVTDVELSADLRHAKIFVSVLGDAEAKTRTMAGLASAQGFMRTELARRIRLRHFPQVHFRMDESIERGARVERLLRQVTAPKDPETP, from the coding sequence ATGACGTCATCTTCGCGGATCGCCCGGTTGCGGGAGCTCTTCAAGGTGGAGACAAGCATCATCCTACAGCGGCAGATGAAGGACCCCAGGATCGGGTTCGTATCGGTCACAGACGTCGAGTTGAGCGCGGACCTGCGCCATGCGAAGATCTTTGTCAGCGTGCTCGGGGACGCCGAGGCAAAGACGCGTACAATGGCCGGCCTCGCAAGCGCGCAGGGGTTCATGCGGACCGAGCTCGCGCGGCGCATCCGCCTGCGCCACTTCCCGCAGGTGCACTTTCGCATGGACGAGTCGATCGAGCGCGGTGCCCGCGTGGAGCGGCTGCTCCGGCAGGTGACCGCCCCGAAGGACCCGGAGACGCCGTGA
- a CDS encoding DUF503 domain-containing protein, which yields MVVGVLHVECSLPGTQSIKDKRRIVRSLLDRLHHRFHVAAAEVAHQDSWRRAGIAVAYISTDTRHADEVLAHVAGVIERHGELVLLDYHVEMR from the coding sequence ATGGTCGTCGGCGTGCTGCATGTCGAGTGCAGCCTTCCCGGGACGCAGAGCATCAAGGACAAGCGACGGATTGTGCGTTCGCTGCTGGACCGCCTGCACCACCGGTTTCACGTCGCGGCGGCGGAGGTTGCCCACCAGGACTCGTGGCGTCGCGCGGGGATCGCGGTGGCGTACATCAGCACGGATACCAGGCACGCGGACGAGGTGCTGGCCCATGTCGCCGGCGTAATCGAGCGGCACGGTGAGTTGGTGCTTCTGGATTACCACGTCGAGATGCGGTGA